A segment of the Aureliella helgolandensis genome:
GGTCAGTCCTACGAGATCCTGGTTTCTGCCAACCAAGAGATTGGCCCTTTCTCGTTCGATTGGTCACTTTCAGGTGCAGAGATTGGAGGTGCTGATGGTAGCAACGGCGAAGACAATTCCAGGGGGGGCACGCCAAGTACTGGAGTCCCGGTAAACGATTTAGGGGCCGTGCGCTACCGAGAGGAGACACTCTCCGCGGGAGGTACCTACAGGGCGCAAGCAGTCGCCGATGGTGTGTTTACCGTTCAGTGGACCGGACCTGAAACCGCCTCTGGGACCCTGTCCGCCGCAACCTCTGCCGGATTATCGCTGAGCGATAGTACCTGGGAGGATGGAGCGTTGCGAATCGACCTCAACGTGCGGGCGGGAGAATGGGTTCAGTTCGCGTTGCCGGGGGCCGCTAGCGACCAGGGGGAGCTGGCGTTGGCCAATGTGCTGGATCAGCAAGGCAGCTCTGTGTTCATTAGCGGTTCGTTTACCGCGGACAACATGGCTTTGGACCTTAGTCATGGGGTGGAGATTCAATTCGGTGATGTTGACTACACCTTTTCCACTGGACAAGTTCAACATCTAGCCCTCGCAGGCTCAGGCAGCAACGACACTCTGCAGATCATTGGATCTCCCCAATCGGATATCGTCGAACTACGGCCTACCGGTTCAACGATCAGCAACGCAAACTTGGCGGTCACCATCGATGGAATTGAGCAGATTGCGTACAACGGAGGAGGTGGCGGGGGTGACCGCGTCTACCTCTACGACTCGGACGGCGACGATACGCTCCGGGCCTGGCCACGCAAGGCCGAATTGGTGGGAGTCGGCTACCGTTTTGACCTGCAAGATGTCGACCGAATCTTTATCCATGCTACCGGCGGTGGCCAGGATTACGCCTACCTCTATGACTCTGCTGGTGACGACCGCTTGAGCGTGCGGCCACAGTTTTCAAGTATTCGTGGCGAGGATTTCTTCAACTACGTGCGTGGCTTCGAACGGGTTTACGCCTACGCCAATGCTGGCGGGACCGACGAAGCGGATCTGTATGATTCTGCAGGCAACGACCGATTTGCTACCAGCGGCGTTTCCGCGTCAATCGTGGGACCTGGATTCTCGAGTTTCACTCGCTCCTTCGAACAAGTCAATGCATCCTCGACCATGGGTGGCAATGATCTGGCCACACTCTACGGAGCCGATCAACAGACACGTTGGCAACAGGGCAGCGACTATGTCAGTTTTCTGGACCACGGCTGGAGTCGTGAAGCTCGTGGCTTCGACTCCGTCGAGACCTATACTGCCGGACAATCGCATTCGCTGGCTTCCGGGCAGGCTAGTTCTCAGGCGATGGCCAGCCCGCCCTTGACCAGCGACGCCCTGGAACCGCTGGCAAACGCAAGCCAGCAAATCGCATCGAACTCTCCAGATCCCGCACACGCAGCAACGCCACCGCTAGAAGTCTACGCGTTCGCACCAGAGATCCACGCAACGACAGTGCCTGGGACTGAACACAACGCGCCGGATTCAGCCGAGCGACTGTTGCAGGAAGTGCATGGGCTGCGCGATTGGATATCCCAAACTCCAACAGAGCAGGAAGCACTGCTGGCGACGCTGAGCTTGCCCGAGGAAGCGGTGTGGAACGATCCCGAATTAGAACAAGAGCTCTTGGACGAGATTTTCCGGCAACATGAAGAATTGTTCTAATCATGTTGCTGGTCTGCTATCTGGCCCATTGAGAGAGACTTGCGTAGCGACAAGACGCTCGTATCTGCCCGCTAGACGTTGTGATTGACTCGAAACGCCAAGAAGAAGGTCGGTCTTTGCTTGACGCACGGTGCTGCTCCAACTGGAGAACGCGCGACGATCGGTGCGACCAACTTGACTGCATCGTGGTAAACACTTCAGTACGTGCAGAAACTGGTGCAGCGCGGCTGAGAGTTCAATCGTATTAATGCCCTGTTCGCTGAAAGTGCCTTCCGACGCAGCCACGGCCCACGGCGCAATTCTATCGCATCCTCCCGCCAGAGATATCCGAGCATCAGCACGAACTCAAGCATCTCCTCGCAAAGCTTCACGATTTGTTAGCCCAGATATTTCGTCATTTGCCGGTTGGAGGGTTGAGAGCAGCGGTGGAGCGCGGTTTGAGTCCGTAGGGGGGACGCAGGCTGATGCCCTTCAAGCAAAGCCGAGGCATTCAAGTCCGCCGCTGAGAGCTCTCTTAGAGTGCGAGTCGGCTTTTGAGTTCCGCGATCGTTTGCAATGGTAGGTTGCCTTCCAAGGGTGCGTGGTCACGCGCGACCTGCCCCAGCACTCTGGCCGGTTCTGCGAAGCAATTGAACCCAACGGTGCTGGCAGCCCCTTGCAACCAGATAGCCAGGTCCGCCAGCGTTTCCATATCTCCATCATCCCAGGCGCGTTCCATTGCGGAGAACTTTTCATCGAATGCGTCAAAGAACTCTTCGACGATGTTGCGAAACACAGCGTCATCGGTCGGCAGGCGTGAATGGATGGCGTCCTCGAAGGGGGGCATCTCCAGGTCAACAGTCATCAACTTCAGCCCTGGTAATTCGGCAGGAGTTGAAGAGTCGGCCAAAGCTGTTGCTTGACCAAGAGCTCGGTAGAGTTGTTCGGCATCGACAGGCTTAGAGAGAAATCCCGAACAGCCAAACCGTTCACACTTTTCGCGATCGCCTAGCATAGCGTGAGCCGTGACAGCAATGATGGGGCCTGCGTATCCCCGTTCCCGCAATTGACTGGTGGCCGCGTATCCGTCGAGCACCGGCATTTGCATATCCATGAGGATCGCGTCAAAGTGGACCCTTTGGGCCATATCCAGGGCGACTTGGCCGTTCTCTGCTTGCCGCACACTCGCACCGCCACTCTCCAGGAAAAGACGCAGCAGCATCCGGTTGGTTTCTGCGTCGTCGACCACGAGGACTTGGAGTCCATGGAGGCTTTCGCCCGTATCCAGCTCCTCTCCGACATCGGCGATTGGATGTTTCGCTGGAGGTTCAATCTCATCGGCCGCTGAAATTACCTCAGTTGCTATGCGGACCATGAATGTACTGCCTTGGCCGACCACGCTGGTAGCGATCAACTCACCGCCGAGTGCCTGTGCAATCCTCGCGGAAATCGCCAGCCCAAGACCTGTTCCGCCGTACTTGCGAGTCACGGAATCGTCGGCCTGAACAAAGGGACGAAACACCCAGTCCAATTTTTTCTGAGGAATCCCAATTCCAGTGTCTCGGACTTCAATTTTCAGTTCCGACCGTTCTCCCGAGAGATCCATTTTGGCTACGACCGTCACCGAACCTTCATCGGTGAATTTGATGGCATTGCCCACTAGGTTGAGCAGAAGTTGTTTCAAGCGATGCGGGTCGGAGTGGATTTCACTTGGGATCGGGCTTTCCCAGCGGTAGTCAAGTTGAATTCCCTTTACCTTGGCAGCCATACTCAGCACCGAGATCGTGCTGGACAGGATCTGCTGCGGCGAGCACGGAATGGACTCCACCCGAAGTTGGTCAGCTTCAATTTTGGAAATATCCAACACATCGTTGATCAACGTAAGCAAGTGTTGGCCGCTACGCTGGATGGTGTTGAGATAGTCGTCGGTTTCAGAGCGGGTGATCCGCCCCAAATCGCGTCGTAGGATGTCCGTAAATCCAAGGATACCATTGAGGGGAGTGCGGATTTCATGGCTCATATTGGCCAGGAACTTACTCTTTGTGCGGTTGGCCTGTTCCGCGGTATCGATGGCGCATTGCAGCGCCTCTTCCCGCCGCTCCAATTGGTCCGTATGGATCGCCAGTTTCAGCATCTCGCGCCTACTTTGCACGATCACGATCAAGAGGAATATATTCTCAAACACGACCCAGGCAGTGTGTTCCAGCCAGCGCCATTGCGTCCCCGTGGCCACACCAAATACCG
Coding sequences within it:
- a CDS encoding S8 family peptidase yields the protein MNSEQNPQRFATPMPTAGLRAGFRERSRVKKVVQAGFRFEPCERRLVLSAQLLFDVLGDQPLDLHGSLNSTSPLNPSCDPWSRASEQSHAETLSELHQVEPQLKEAHLATGWNEVQQQYGLTGKGQTVAVIDSGIAWDHVALGEGYGPGYRVVGGWDFTEENDAVPYDDAPAGFHGTHVSGIVGSSDPNHPGVAPAVDLVALRVFNDMGQGQLSWVETALQWVHDNQHAFENPITTVNLSLGTSWNADAIPAWATLEEELQALFNDGIVVTASAGNSFQDYLASGLSYPAASSYVLPVASVDEDGGLSDFSQRNSQVIAAPGSRIVSSVPDHVLGRDGRVDDYTAASGTSMSAPYVAGASVLVRQAMEMVGLQNVNLTAIADHLHATADSVYDAVTQTNYDALNLAQAIESLIPTDSVGNSLVTAAPLSLTSSSFEGWINTLQDTDLYRFTPSSSGVLRLDANSEWLDSLSWVLRAGATEIAHGALEQADIPLVAGQSYEILVSANQEIGPFSFDWSLSGAEIGGADGSNGEDNSRGGTPSTGVPVNDLGAVRYREETLSAGGTYRAQAVADGVFTVQWTGPETASGTLSAATSAGLSLSDSTWEDGALRIDLNVRAGEWVQFALPGAASDQGELALANVLDQQGSSVFISGSFTADNMALDLSHGVEIQFGDVDYTFSTGQVQHLALAGSGSNDTLQIIGSPQSDIVELRPTGSTISNANLAVTIDGIEQIAYNGGGGGGDRVYLYDSDGDDTLRAWPRKAELVGVGYRFDLQDVDRIFIHATGGGQDYAYLYDSAGDDRLSVRPQFSSIRGEDFFNYVRGFERVYAYANAGGTDEADLYDSAGNDRFATSGVSASIVGPGFSSFTRSFEQVNASSTMGGNDLATLYGADQQTRWQQGSDYVSFLDHGWSREARGFDSVETYTAGQSHSLASGQASSQAMASPPLTSDALEPLANASQQIASNSPDPAHAATPPLEVYAFAPEIHATTVPGTEHNAPDSAERLLQEVHGLRDWISQTPTEQEALLATLSLPEEAVWNDPELEQELLDEIFRQHEELF
- a CDS encoding response regulator; translated protein: MNWFRELTNCRPKNVTASIHQKLAEHYQAIFVRTDRMFAALMLIQWIGAIILAVLITPRTWNGAESEVHQHVLMAIFGGGVLAVPPVVMAIFHAGNAATRMVVACSQVMFSALLIHVSGGRIESHFHIFGSLAFLAAYRDPLVLVSATVLVALDHCIRGTWWPESVFGVATGTQWRWLEHTAWVVFENIFLLIVIVQSRREMLKLAIHTDQLERREEALQCAIDTAEQANRTKSKFLANMSHEIRTPLNGILGFTDILRRDLGRITRSETDDYLNTIQRSGQHLLTLINDVLDISKIEADQLRVESIPCSPQQILSSTISVLSMAAKVKGIQLDYRWESPIPSEIHSDPHRLKQLLLNLVGNAIKFTDEGSVTVVAKMDLSGERSELKIEVRDTGIGIPQKKLDWVFRPFVQADDSVTRKYGGTGLGLAISARIAQALGGELIATSVVGQGSTFMVRIATEVISAADEIEPPAKHPIADVGEELDTGESLHGLQVLVVDDAETNRMLLRLFLESGGASVRQAENGQVALDMAQRVHFDAILMDMQMPVLDGYAATSQLRERGYAGPIIAVTAHAMLGDREKCERFGCSGFLSKPVDAEQLYRALGQATALADSSTPAELPGLKLMTVDLEMPPFEDAIHSRLPTDDAVFRNIVEEFFDAFDEKFSAMERAWDDGDMETLADLAIWLQGAASTVGFNCFAEPARVLGQVARDHAPLEGNLPLQTIAELKSRLAL